Part of the Bacteriovorax sp. BAL6_X genome, CAGAAGAGTTTAGAATACTTCCAAGGAAGTCTAGGTCTTGTTCGTAACTATCTTTTGAGATTTGAATCTTATCTGCTTCGTCTAGGATATCCCAAGCGTATGTTAACATGTAATATAGGTTCTTTATTGGAATTTTACTCATTAACCAGCTCGTAGAAGTTCTTCAATCTCTTGTGTTGCTGTAGCCTCATTATCAAACCAATACTCTCGCAGGAGTGGTGCGATTTCTGTTTTTATTACTGATTGATACCATTTAAAATTATATGGTATATCCTCAGGAAGTGATGAGAAAAAGCTATGTCCGATAGCAAAACCTTCTCCCAGTTGTTTGTATTTGTTAATTATTTTTTCATTCAAACTGGTCATTCTTTGCACTATCATATTTGCGACATCGCTTGGCACACCATTGTCAATAAGATGACTGTGAAACTTTTTACTTTGGTATTCTGGTGATAGAGAAATAAAAGCAAATCGTCGTCTAAGTGCAAAATCAACCATCGCAAGTGATCTGTCTGCTGTATTCATCGTACCAATGACGTAGACATTATCAGGTATGAAGAAAGATTCATCATCTTCTGAATAAGTGAGCTTTATTGAATATTCTTCAAACCTTTTATCTGATTCAAGTAGCATCATAAGTTCACCAAATATTTTAGAAAGGTTCCCTCTGTTTATTTCATCAATAATAAAGAAGAACTTTTTATTTTTATTTTTACTAGCAGTTTTGCAAAAGTTGTAAAAAACACCGTCTCTTACTTCAAAAGTTCCATCTTTATTAGGTCGAATTCCTTGAATAAAGTCTTCATAAGAGTATGATTGATGAAACTGAACCATTTCAGTGACACTTGTATCTTTAGTCCCGTTAAAGAGCCAAGCGATTTTTTGTGCGATGAATGTTTTCCCAACACCCGGTGGCCCTTGAAGAATAATATTCTTTTTAATATTTAAAGCATCTATAATTGATTTAAGCTTGTTTTCTCCTAAAAACATAGTTTCAAGGGCCAGTTCAAAGTCATATACTGATTCTGCTTCTTCTTCAATCTCCTCTTCGAGTTGATGCTCCTTTTCTCCTTTTAGGGGTTCCTTAAGTGATATATTGTCATTGTAGGAAAGTAGTTCTTCTTTGTGTTTCCATATATTTTCGATAGCCTGTTCTGCTGAATGAAATTCTTCAAAGTTATCTTTGTTGATCTTAACATTTGAACCTGTTGCGATACCTGAATGAAAAGCATCTCCTCGTATGCTGAGAAAAAGCTGGTAAGCATGTTTATGTTTTGTTGATTCAGTAGGGTAGAGAGCTATCCAGCAGCGTTCTGAGCCGAATTGTGTAGAGCCTTTGAAGTTGTTGTAGTGATAACTATAGTCTTTGAGCCCTGACTGCTCTTTTAAAAAGTTCCCAATATTTTCGAGGTGGTTGTTAATTTTAGATTCTACTTCTTCATGGAAGTAGAAGGTATTAAACATTCTCGCAGGCTTTTTCCAATTAGAGAAAGAATCTCTTTTTTTTTCTTTGAACTCTTTAATAGCTTGTCTTGTGTCGCTAGGAGAATTTATAAATAATTTGGTATTATTATCTCGAATATTATCCATCATGTTATTAACAAGTTCTATAGTAATAGTCTCTCTTTTCTGGAGACGTAGTAAAACCTCCAGCCGAACAGCATTTACCATCCTAAGCTTTCCTTTTCTATTTACGCCTTTATCTCTGTATATGTTAGTAAGACTTACTATAAGCTCCTTATCCATATTGTTGATAAAATCGATTACTGCTTGAGGTTCTTGAAAATAGTGTTGAATCTTTTTTGCTTCTCTCTGTACATCAAGAATATGCTCTAAGATTTGGCTATTGTTGGTCATGTATACAGTTCCCTTTTTCAGATGAAATCTTAATCCCTTATCGGATTAGTTCTGTATTTATTTAGTCAATTTAACAGCATAACTTACTGGAAATATGTTAAGGTGCTTTTTTTGTACTGATAGAAATTACCTATTTCTGTGCAATATTAAGTAGTTCCTAAACACTAAATAATAATTCACGAAAAGATTCAATATGTTAAAAAATTGGAGAGAAGTAGTGGAAAATATCATAAGCCTAGAATCATTATTTCATAGAAGTAAAGAGCGAATAAAAGATTTAGGAGAAGTCTTTACTCCTGATAAATATGTTGAAGAAATGTTAGACATGCTCTCAAAAGACAGAAAGAATTTTTGGAATGATGAAAGAAATGTCTTTTTTGAGCCCTGTTGTGGCCATGGAAATATTGTACTTGCTATTTACAAGAGAAGATTAGAGTCAATATTTGTAAAGGCCTCTAAAGAATATTCAAATGAAGCATCTCTGTATGCAGTTTCTAATTCTCTAAATACCCTATGGGCAATCGATATTGATCCTGAGAATATTGAGAGTTGTAGAACTAGGGTTTTACATATTACACTTCAATTTCTCAAGTCTAAGTTAGGCTATGATTCGGAGTATTCAATCATAGAAGAACATCAAGAGTTTTTTTGTCATATTATATCAGCTATTAAATGGCAGATTTATGTAAATGAGACACTTACATCGTTAAGCTGCTCTGAGAGTTATGAAAAGCAAGCATTGAAGACCAAGGCAAGTAAGCTGTGGGCATGTGAAAATGAACATCAACCCGTGGAGTTTCATACTACATGGGCTCAGTTTTTTGATGAATGTGAGACTAACGATCTTTTACCTCTTGAGTACGAAAGAGCATCGAAGCTTATAGAGTCTTATTTGGATGGAAGTAGGAAGAATGTTAAAGATTTTAAGTTTGCGGAGATTTTATATAAATATAATGGTGGTAATTATATGGAAGTGAGTGCGTAAAATGGGGGCTTTATTAAAGACTAATGCACATGTTGTAGATGTTTTAGGTAATGTTATTGGTCGAGATCAGCCAATTCTTAGGATGGAGAAAGCTGTAGAGATGGTTTCCCTTATAGGTAAAGAAAACTTTATGAACAAAGATGTAGTTTTCTTTGATCCTTTCTGTAAAGCAGGGGAACTCTTGCTCTCCTGTGCGTATCAGTCCTGCCTAAGTCTATTGAAGGAAGAATCCAGATTAATGAATACTCAAGAGATATTTGAAGAAATTTTCATGTCCAAAAGGTATTATGCATTAGCACCAGATGAACGTCATCATAAACTTAGTTTAAGAACATTTTTAGGTAATGAAAATTCTCATCGGGATGAATTTAATCATGTAATTAGAAATGGGAATTATTTATCAGAAGTTGATGGGACACTAAACAGAGCAGTATTTAAAAAGGAGTTTGAAGATATGATTAACTATATTAAAAAAGATTCGGGTGCTAAAAAGATAATCGCTGTGGGTAACCCTCCTTATCAAGAGTCTGATTCTGGTTTTGGTGGAAGTGCAAGAGCAATTTATAATCATTTTGTTGAGGCCTTAATGGATTCTGATGATATTGATGAGTTTGTGGTTGTTATACCATCTAGGTGGTTTGCAGTGGGGAAAGGGGTTGATAAGTTTCGAGAAAGGATTCTCGCATCATCTGAAATAAAGTCCTTACACTATTTCAGCAAGTCGAAGACGGTATTTCCAACTGTTGATGTTCTTGGAGGAGTTTGTTTTTTTCATTATTCTAGTTCTCATAGTGGAAAGACATCATTTGTTGAAGGTGATGTGGTTTCTAAGATAGATATTTCTCAGTTTGATATTATTCCAGATGATCCAAAAGCATACTCTATTATTAATAAAATTATGAGTAATCATAATGTGTTTATTAATGAGATTGCATGGAGTCGAAACCCATACGGACTTCCTAGTACTTTCTTTAGAGATAACGAAGAGGCAGATAGTAATGATGTTAATTCAATTAAATGTTATTCAAGAGGAAGGAAAATTAAACTGACAACGACGAATGAGATTCGTAAAAACAATGATAAGGTCAATTTTTATAAGGTAGTGATCCCGTCTGCTTATGCCCCAGGTTCGAAAACAGGAGTGAGAAGAGTAACACTTCCTGTGAATCAGTTTTTTATTTTAAATAAAGATGAAATCACGACGGAAACTTATAGTGTCATTGATATTTTTAAAACAAAGACTGAGGCTGAAAGGTTTGTTAAGTATTTACAAACTGACTTTGCAAGATACCTGTTGGGACTAAGAAAAATTACTCAACATATACCAAAGGACAGATGGGCATGGGTACCTTATTTAGATATGAAGAGTGAATGGACTGATGAGAAGCTCTTTGAGAAATTTAACCTTACATCTTCTGAAATTGCAAATATTAAGAAAAAGGTCGAGGAGTGGTCTTAGATGTCGTGTTTAGAGTTATATGCATATTCAACTGATCAATATTTAAAAGAAGGAATAATAAAGGTCGGCCATACAAAATTAGGGCGAACTGATCAGAGGGTTAAAGAACAATTTGGTACTAGCAACCCAGAAGTGCCGAAATATGTTCTTATTGGTACACTTCCTCGTAATATCACTGACAAGGATATTCATAATGCTATGATTATGAATGATTGTGAGCATATTAAAGATGCACCGGGAAAAGAGTGGTTTAAGGTAAAAAATAAAGCAGACCCCTTTGAGGAAGTAAAAAAAGCTTACAATAAGGTTGTTTATGGGAGCAATAGACCTGACAATTTTACATTAAGAGAAGAGCAGGAAAGTGCTGTGAATAAGGCAAAAAAATGGCTGCTAAAAGAATATAGTGAAGATGTAATTCGGTCAGCTACTCACCCGGAGCGATTTTTAATAAATGCTAAAATGAGGTTTGGAAAATGTTTTACAAGTATTCATCTTGCAAAATCTTTAAATTCTAAAAATACTCTAATTGTAACGTATAAGCCTGATGTTATTGGTGAGTGGATTGATACTGTAAATAATCAAGTCGCATTTGATAAGTGGAAAGGAATAAGAGCTAAGAAGAAAAAGGGGAGACACGATCCTTGTCTTTCAGATAATGGTGAATTTCCTTCTTCGGATGGGCCTATTGTAATGTGTGTATCTCTTCAAGATTTATGGATTGGAAATAATGGTGAAACAAAGAAGAGACTACATAAAATTCCAAATATTTCTTGGGATTTGATAATTTTTGATGAAGTTCATTATGGTAGTAGAACTGAAAGAGCTAAAGATATTTTAGATAAATTGGATTATAAATATCGTTTGGATCTTTCTGGAACACCTTTTCGCTTGATTGAGCAGGATGACTTCTGTTCTCAACAGGTTTTTACATATAGTTACTTGGATGAACAGGAGAGAAAGAATAAGGAAGCAGAGAACGATCCAAATGAAGAACTAGAAGGTGTTTATAGGCAACTTCCAGATTTAAGTATTGCAACAATTGAAATTACAGAAAGAGATATTCAAGAGCAGAGGGATAAGTTTGAAACTGATGATATCGACTTTTCCTTGAATGCCCTATTTGAAACTCAAAATGGTGAATTTATACACGAGGATGCTGTAAGTCACTTTATTGACGGTCTATGTAAAAGAGATCATGATGCGAGAGCTGTGAGTGTATTTGGTAAACTCGGAGAGCAGTTAGGCTGTCCTGCAAAGAGACATAGTGTATGGTGGATGAATAGAGTTGACTCAATCTCTGCACTAATTGAAAAACTAAAGAAACATCCATATTTTTCTAGATTTGAACTAATTAATGCTTCAGGAAGTGATAGTAAGAAAAATGATGATGACAATAATATTATTGCTAGGGATAAGTCTGTTGTTCAGCAAGCAATACAAAGAGTTGACTTGGATTCGTCAAAACTTGGCACGATAACGTTTACTTGTGGAAGGTTTTTAACCGGTGTAACCATCAGAGAGTGGGAAAGTATCATGATATTATCAGATGTTCAGTCAGCAGAGTCCTACTATC contains:
- a CDS encoding AAA family ATPase gives rise to the protein MTNNSQILEHILDVQREAKKIQHYFQEPQAVIDFINNMDKELIVSLTNIYRDKGVNRKGKLRMVNAVRLEVLLRLQKRETITIELVNNMMDNIRDNNTKLFINSPSDTRQAIKEFKEKKRDSFSNWKKPARMFNTFYFHEEVESKINNHLENIGNFLKEQSGLKDYSYHYNNFKGSTQFGSERCWIALYPTESTKHKHAYQLFLSIRGDAFHSGIATGSNVKINKDNFEEFHSAEQAIENIWKHKEELLSYNDNISLKEPLKGEKEHQLEEEIEEEAESVYDFELALETMFLGENKLKSIIDALNIKKNIILQGPPGVGKTFIAQKIAWLFNGTKDTSVTEMVQFHQSYSYEDFIQGIRPNKDGTFEVRDGVFYNFCKTASKNKNKKFFFIIDEINRGNLSKIFGELMMLLESDKRFEEYSIKLTYSEDDESFFIPDNVYVIGTMNTADRSLAMVDFALRRRFAFISLSPEYQSKKFHSHLIDNGVPSDVANMIVQRMTSLNEKIINKYKQLGEGFAIGHSFFSSLPEDIPYNFKWYQSVIKTEIAPLLREYWFDNEATATQEIEELLRAG
- a CDS encoding Eco57I restriction-modification methylase domain-containing protein; the protein is MGALLKTNAHVVDVLGNVIGRDQPILRMEKAVEMVSLIGKENFMNKDVVFFDPFCKAGELLLSCAYQSCLSLLKEESRLMNTQEIFEEIFMSKRYYALAPDERHHKLSLRTFLGNENSHRDEFNHVIRNGNYLSEVDGTLNRAVFKKEFEDMINYIKKDSGAKKIIAVGNPPYQESDSGFGGSARAIYNHFVEALMDSDDIDEFVVVIPSRWFAVGKGVDKFRERILASSEIKSLHYFSKSKTVFPTVDVLGGVCFFHYSSSHSGKTSFVEGDVVSKIDISQFDIIPDDPKAYSIINKIMSNHNVFINEIAWSRNPYGLPSTFFRDNEEADSNDVNSIKCYSRGRKIKLTTTNEIRKNNDKVNFYKVVIPSAYAPGSKTGVRRVTLPVNQFFILNKDEITTETYSVIDIFKTKTEAERFVKYLQTDFARYLLGLRKITQHIPKDRWAWVPYLDMKSEWTDEKLFEKFNLTSSEIANIKKKVEEWS
- a CDS encoding DEAD/DEAH box helicase family protein; amino-acid sequence: MSCLELYAYSTDQYLKEGIIKVGHTKLGRTDQRVKEQFGTSNPEVPKYVLIGTLPRNITDKDIHNAMIMNDCEHIKDAPGKEWFKVKNKADPFEEVKKAYNKVVYGSNRPDNFTLREEQESAVNKAKKWLLKEYSEDVIRSATHPERFLINAKMRFGKCFTSIHLAKSLNSKNTLIVTYKPDVIGEWIDTVNNQVAFDKWKGIRAKKKKGRHDPCLSDNGEFPSSDGPIVMCVSLQDLWIGNNGETKKRLHKIPNISWDLIIFDEVHYGSRTERAKDILDKLDYKYRLDLSGTPFRLIEQDDFCSQQVFTYSYLDEQERKNKEAENDPNEELEGVYRQLPDLSIATIEITERDIQEQRDKFETDDIDFSLNALFETQNGEFIHEDAVSHFIDGLCKRDHDARAVSVFGKLGEQLGCPAKRHSVWWMNRVDSISALIEKLKKHPYFSRFELINASGSDSKKNDDDNNIIARDKSVVQQAIQRVDLDSSKLGTITFTCGRFLTGVTIREWESIMILSDVQSAESYYQAIFRVQSAWVDKKSGQIMKRKAWVFDFAITRCLKVTYDCASNIADQVDQQESFEQKTDANRNNLEIITEGLCESLDIKRFYQGRLIGDSTSAKDIFEVLNHEGSKIALARRITSNVLVNFSCLKMLESNPELLDILKKVKGYRTQEVAGITAEELVKIGVDASDLEDVKNDPNTAPEEKEKAIEDFMEKEKDKERQSRKKWYATQIKRLAICMADFIYMTMEREYNIDDVIQTKSPEFFEVMTGISKDDFVLLCDLGFMNRFALNRIVREFRDQEDTSLNPEEYIYESLKQLIA